TAAACTTGCTACCTAGTTTTTTAAGGTAAGAAGCTTTGATGTATTCATAATAAGAAGGGGCAGATGCTAATTTGCCGCCAGCCCATACGATTAAAGAATCTTCAAAAGAACGAGAGTTGAAGATTGGTCGAATGGTTGGTTGGGTTACGGATAATACACCTTTAACCGCTTCTCTATCTCCCCATGATTCGAGGTAATGAGTTACTGGTGCTAGGTATTTTGCGAAGCTTGCTGTTTCATCAAGTCTATCAGCCATAGAAACATAAAGACCAGCTTTTGCAAATGCGTCTTTTAAATTTAAAGAAGGAAGTTGGTAAGCAGGGTTTGTTCCGTATACTAAAAGAACTCCTACTTCACCAGCGTTTAATTCTTTTTGAAGAGTTACTAAGTTAGCAGAATAATTTCCAGCAGATTCCCCACGATTGTTTACATGGTCAACAGTCTTGCCGTCGTTATCAAGGGCTGAGTTAAGTAAGTTAACTGCAATTTGTAAATCAACAGCATCTGTTGTTTGAGAAGAAGTTCCACCAGCGACTACTAACGATTCGCCTTTTGCTGCCCATAAATCTTTTGCGATTTGTTCGATGAGTTTTGCGTCAACACCAATCTCAGAAGCCAGACCTTCTACAGTATAACCAGCAGTAGCCGAAGAAGCAGCACCTGCACCAAGTTTACCAAGAGCAACAGCAACAGCAGTTGCAAATCTTCTTGCATCGCCTGATTTGATAACAATACGTTTGTCAGCGTTTGAGCCTGTAACAGAAGGAACAGATTCAGCAGCGTAGAACTTATTGATAGTAGAAGTTGCATCTTTGATTTTTCTTCTAGAAGCAAATTGCTTTCCATACTCAACAGGAGAAATCCATGTGCCAAGGAAGTCAGCGTCAATTGAGAGAATTACTTTTGCTTTGTCAAAATGATAATTAGGAACGATTGCTTTTCCGTAAGACTCGTTTGCTGCAAGAGCAATTGATTCTTCTACAGATGTAACATCGATTTCGTAGTGTTTTCCACCACCAACAGTAGTTAAGAACTCAGCGATAACTGCTTTGGTAGAAGGAGAGTCAATAGGACCTGTTACGATTCTAGTTTTGCCTTTGAGAAGAGCTAGTTGGGTTTTGACTTGTGTGTCTAAGTCAGCCCATTTGATAACTACTTCAGCGCCGTTTTTGATTTCGGCAGGCTCTTTAGAACGGTCTGGATCATAAAGATCTAAAATGGAGGATTGACCGGAAGCACAAAGGGCACCTTTAGAAATTGGGCTTAATGAATTTCCCTCTAATTTAAGAGGTCTTGCGTCGCGGGTTTTAACTAAGATTCCACAACCAGCAGAGCATCCGCCACAAGTAGAAGCATAGTAGGTAGACTGACCTGGTTTTACGTAATCAGGAGCTTTTACGTAAGGAACAATTTTTTCTATAGGCTTTTGGATACAGTTGAGGGTGAGCATGGCAGAGGAAGCACCCATGAGTTTAAGGAAGGTTCTTCTGTCATAGTCGCCAGTCTTGATTCTTGCGATGACTGGATCAGGAGAGGTATAAAATTCTTGGTTTTGGACTTGTTTTATATCGTTTTTATCTTTGGTCTCATACGATTGCCAATGTGATTTTCTTTCTTCTTGGAAGCTGTTGTTAGACATTTACTAATAACTCCTATAAAATTATCGGTGGCAAGTGGAGCAGTCATTCGGAGCGTTGTTCTCGCGATGACAATTCACACAATATCCCATATTAAGTGATTCAACTTGTTTTACTTTGACCATTTCGGCAACGTTGCCATGGCATTTAGAACAATCTACTCCGCGTGAAATATGGCGGGAATGGTTGAAATACACGAAATCGGGTTGGTCATGGACTTTAATCCATTGAATAGGCTTTCCTTTTCCTTCAATGGTATTGCCCGTCGTTTTCTCTCCTTCAAATTGCTTAATGAGCCATTTGACATCTGCTGTCTTCGCTGCCACGTTGTTCGAGTGACAGTTCATACAAGTAGCTGTGGGAGGCACGCTAGCATGAGCGGAGGTTTCCACGGTAGTGTGACAATAACGACAATCAATCTTATTATCGCCAGCGTGGATTTTGTGGTTAAAAGGGAGTGGTTGGTCAGGTGCGTATCCCACATAACGAGATGGGGAAAACAGCAAGTAAGCAACCGCAGCAACCGTGATAAGTGGCAGTGTGATCTTAATAGCTTGTATATTCATTCTAAAGAGAATCCTTTCAAAGTCCCAAAGAGTAACTTTTAATATGCTTAGGTAACATGTATATCATTCTACACTGTTTTTTTGGGTAGGAAAAATTTCAAACGGTTTTAAGAAAATTGGAAAGAAATAAGTTTACTATGATGATTTTGAGAGTCAAATGGGAATTTTCACTAGATACTGCATATGCTTTGCAACTTTGCTAACTCCATTTCCGCCAGATTTTTTTCTAATTGATTTAGTAAATTCTTAAAGTAAGAATTATCCTAGCCAATCCGGGTTATGAAATTGTGATTATTTTGATTCAAGTGAATGGTGTAAAATGGAAATGCCGCTTTCTTAAACTTTTATTTTACACATCTTCTAGTCATTTGAATTTTTATACCTAGAGTCGCCAATCAGTTTGCTTTGTATGTAAGATACTGATTTCTGCACTATCAAATATACTATTATAGTTAGTGTATTTTTTTTGAGAGTATCTTTAATATTACAGTAGATAGTATCTTTGATAGTATCATTCATGCATCGCAAGTATAACGTTCAAATAATCATAACGTTACCCACAAATAATAAGAAACTGATTATCACCGATTAACACTGATAAAAGAACGATAAAAAACGATATGGATTGATACCAAATCACGAATATTAAAACAATATCGTCTGAGGCTGTGTAAAAAGAAGATTTTCTCACGTAAAGCCGCGAAGGCGC
This region of Leptospiraceae bacterium genomic DNA includes:
- a CDS encoding 4Fe-4S dicluster domain-containing protein — encoded protein: MSNNSFQEERKSHWQSYETKDKNDIKQVQNQEFYTSPDPVIARIKTGDYDRRTFLKLMGASSAMLTLNCIQKPIEKIVPYVKAPDYVKPGQSTYYASTCGGCSAGCGILVKTRDARPLKLEGNSLSPISKGALCASGQSSILDLYDPDRSKEPAEIKNGAEVVIKWADLDTQVKTQLALLKGKTRIVTGPIDSPSTKAVIAEFLTTVGGGKHYEIDVTSVEESIALAANESYGKAIVPNYHFDKAKVILSIDADFLGTWISPVEYGKQFASRRKIKDATSTINKFYAAESVPSVTGSNADKRIVIKSGDARRFATAVAVALGKLGAGAASSATAGYTVEGLASEIGVDAKLIEQIAKDLWAAKGESLVVAGGTSSQTTDAVDLQIAVNLLNSALDNDGKTVDHVNNRGESAGNYSANLVTLQKELNAGEVGVLLVYGTNPAYQLPSLNLKDAFAKAGLYVSMADRLDETASFAKYLAPVTHYLESWGDREAVKGVLSVTQPTIRPIFNSRSFEDSLIVWAGGKLASAPSYYEYIKASYLKKLGSKFNWEDFLRNGSIYKEADIKSNKAGRAFKGSIAKLPAKEGKSITLALYTTVALGDGTHANNATLQELPDPVTKTTWDNFVGISPSHADALGVKSNDVVKVKAGSRELSLPALVVPGLHNETISIALGYGREKAGKVGNKVGKNSYELANTINGKLQFAGISVTIEKTGKISKIATTQDHHMMNPTATPGRAPKGGLYKPYDSDRPLIQSTSFENFVKNPESGKAASEIPKLNEKEMSKGLNPAFEYKGYRWGMSIDLSLCTGCSACVTACQVENNIPVVGKSEVLVGREMHWIRIDRYYIGDPMKPESLEIAHQPVMCQHCENAPCETVCPVAATTHSSEGINDMVYNRCVGTRYCSNNCPYKVRRFNWMQHWKDSDYQREPRHLGLNPEVTVRGRGVMEKCTFCSSRIAEKKIKAKNEGRTLKDGELKTACQETCPADAITFGNTNDATAQVTKNATDKRSYRILEFLNVLPQVSYLTRVRNKVNV
- a CDS encoding cytochrome c3 family protein, producing the protein MNIQAIKITLPLITVAAVAYLLFSPSRYVGYAPDQPLPFNHKIHAGDNKIDCRYCHTTVETSAHASVPPTATCMNCHSNNVAAKTADVKWLIKQFEGEKTTGNTIEGKGKPIQWIKVHDQPDFVYFNHSRHISRGVDCSKCHGNVAEMVKVKQVESLNMGYCVNCHRENNAPNDCSTCHR